The Ziziphus jujuba cultivar Dongzao chromosome 5, ASM3175591v1 genome segment CATGCACTTTTAGCCCCTGTTTTGGCAGGAATGAGGAAAACTATCGGAGGaatgaaaaactaaaaaatgaaaaaaaaaactcatatttttccttcttcatcCTCTTTTCTTCACTAACCAAACAAACCATTTTCACTCCTactttttcatcccttttctctctctctctctctctctctcttcttctacTTTTTCAACACAACAAATAAAACTACTggcttattaccaaaaataaagttaaaaaattaaaaaacaaagctCCTGGCTAGgccttttttttggtagaacATTTTTAGGCTCGGCTGCTTTTAATTCCCTAAATTTAATTCCCAATCTGCCTAAATTTTTCCAATCTATATAAGGATTCGATATTTTAACGCCAAGTTTTCGTTGGCAAGCAATTGGGTAAGATCATTATAGTAATTGATCACATATGGTAAATGTTTTAGGTCTTACAtcatttcataatatttattggttttatttcagcaaaaaataaaaaataaaaaaatatataaataaataaaaacatttattggttttaattttcaaatttttattaaaactggAAGATattcaaatgtaaaatattaaaactgttttttaaatcttacatttaggtgaaaaacaaaaattgatacagaaatttttttaaatattaaattatataaaatttcatattaaaaaatattaaaaatattaattttaaaattttatattttaatattttttatattaaaatttgatagaatttaatatcaataatgtgAGATTGTTTTTAAGCATTGTTAATCAAATGTCAAAAAGAtccaaattacaataaattaaaaacttaaaaatttaaattataaaaattaaaagatactaaaatacaattaacttTTAGGAAAGAAACAAACATGCTCAttagtttttgaaatttaataattatctatCATTTCAAAGGCTGAAACCATAACTTCATTTTatatgcgtttttttttttttttcatttccaattttcaaattcattatctttttttttttttttcctttttgtgggggggtttttcccaaaaaaatgaaaatgctaTAAGTATAAGGATGCATTCAGAATTAGAAGCACTGTGTTTTGTCCATCTGGGTCACTCCATTTGCACAGAGTACTATCATCAAACTGGTTTTGGACAACTCATAGCTTCTCCCAAGTCCCAGCAAACACATCATTAAACCCTCAAAACCAAGCAAAAAAATACACACAACACAGAATTCAACATATTCAACCATTCAGAAACAGTTCAAAATCCAAAACCCAACTctccaaaaacatatatatatatatatatattttttaagtagaAACATACAACGTAAATGTTTTATCCACTTGGTGTGGCGGGCTGAGCTTCGGGAGGAGGAATAACAGAGACTTCAACAGCagcagaagcagaagaagaatgATCATGGGAGAGCAAGGTCCACTCGGGAGGGAGGGGAGGCAAGGGAGGGTAAACGGTGGGCTTGCGCTTGACGTCCCATGGCTGAGTCTTGCGTGGCCGAGTCTTCCTATGGTGCGCCGTGGCCTTCTTCTGTGGCCTGGACGAGCATTCTATCACCAACCCACCAACGTGCCTTGGCGCTTCTATCCGGACCACACCGCCACTGGGTCCCAGTAGCAATGCTGTGGACGGTGGGTTACGCAGTGATAACGCTTGAGCACCAAACATGGCGGACGCGAACATTTGTTCCTCtgcctcttcttctttcttttttcggCTCTGTTTCTCCCAAGGGCTTTTGGTTGATTGATTGAAACTGTAAAAATGGGTTTCTTTTTCTGGACCTctcgtttgtttttttttttgcggaTTATATACGTATGTTATCTTTTGGAGAgtgcctttttatttatttattttttattttttgggtgatcGTTTATGTGAAAATTCTATGGATAACGCTGGTTA includes the following:
- the LOC107406033 gene encoding large ribosomal subunit protein cL38 gives rise to the protein MFASAMFGAQALSLRNPPSTALLLGPSGGVVRIEAPRHVGGLVIECSSRPQKKATAHHRKTRPRKTQPWDVKRKPTVYPPLPPLPPEWTLLSHDHSSSASAAVEVSVIPPPEAQPATPSG